A single Hippocampus zosterae strain Florida chromosome 17, ASM2543408v3, whole genome shotgun sequence DNA region contains:
- the LOC127589254 gene encoding myeloid-associated differentiation marker-like protein 2 yields the protein MDAHGGHYLNKEAVLSPLGAARMCQLLLGSSIVALVSHGAGYGATYGHFCMFAWCFCFAVTLVVFSLDITRLHVCVPLSWDNLTVAFAMLATLMYVTASVVYPVYFLEADCPDGGCEERAYRMAVTVVSCASVFPYAAEVLITRAKPGAVVGYMATVSGLLKVVQGFVACIIFGALDDYGQYDNYVATEYCVAVYALCFSITALVVIVTISGRTSSLRFPFDRFVIIYAFAAVILYLSAALVWPIFSFDKKYGVTRRPELCPRGECPWDSKLVVAVFTVVNLVLYFVDLIYSQRIRFVASAAV from the coding sequence ATGGACGCCCACGGCGGCCACTACCTCAACAAAGAAGCCGTGCTGTCGCCTTTAGGCGCGGCCCGAATGTGCCAGCTGCTCTTGGGCTCCAGCATCGTGGCCCTGGTGTCGCACGGCGCGGGCTACGGCGCCACCTACGGCCACTTCTGCATGTTCGCGTGGTGCTTCTGCTTTGCCGTCACGCTGGTGGTGTTCAGCCTGGACATCACGCGACTCCACGTCTGCGTGCCCCTCTCGTGGGACAACCTGACGGTGGCTTTCGCCATGCTGGCCACGCTCATGTACGTCACCGCCTCGGTGGTGTACCCCGTCTACTTCCTGGAAGCCGACTGCCCCGACGGGGGCTGCGAGGAGCGGGCCTACCGCATGGCCGTGACCGTGGTCTCCTGCGCCTCGGTCTTCCCTTACGCCGCCGAAGTGTTGATAACTCGCGCCAAGCCGGGCGCGGTGGTGGGCTACATGGCGACCGTCTCCGGTCTACTCAAGGTGGTCCAGGGATTCGTGGCCTGCATTATTTTCGGAGCGCTGGACGATTACGGCCAGTACGACAACTACGTGGCCACCGAGTACTGCGTGGCGGTGTACGCCCTGTGCTTCTCCATCACCGCGCTGGTGGTCATAGTGACCATATCGGGCAGGACGTCGTCCCTGCGCTTCCCCTTCGACCGCTTTGTTATCATCTACGCCTTTGCGGCCGTCATCCTCTACCTCAGCGCCGCGCTGGTGTGGCCCATCTTCAGCTTTGACAAGAAGTACGGCGTGACCCGTCGCCCGGAGCTCTGTCCGCGTGGAGAATGCCCCTGGGACAGCAAGCTGGTGGTGGCCGTCTTCACCGTGGTCAACCTCGTCCTTTACTTTGTTGACCTGATCTACTCGCAGAGGATTCGCTTCGTCGCCAGTGCCGCTGTCTGA
- the LOC127589216 gene encoding transcription factor MafG-like has protein sequence MTTPNRGNKALKVKREPGENGTGLTDDELVSVSVRELNQHLRGLTKEEILQLKQRRRTLKNRGYAASCRVKRVTQKEELEKQKARLQREVDKLAAENAGMKAELDALRSKYEALQSLARNAARNPAAWAPAKVAATSVITIVKSKSQAGS, from the exons ATGACGACTCCAAACAGGGGAAACAAGGCCTTAAAG GTGAAGCGGGAGCCGGGAGAAAATGGCACCGGGCTGACGGACGACGAGCTGGTGAGCGTGTCGGTGCGCGAGCTGAACCAGCACCTGCGCGGCCTGACCAAGGAGGAGATCCTGCAGCTGAAGCAGCGGCGGCGCACGCTCAAGAACCGCGGCTACGCCGCCAGCTGCCGCGTCAAGCGCGTCACGCagaaggaggagctggagaagcaGAAGGCTCGGCTGCAGCGGGAGGTGGACAAGCTGGCGGCCGAGAACGCCGGCATGAAGGCCGAGCTGGACGCGCTGCGCTCCAAGTACGAGGCGCTGCAGAGCTTGGCCAGGAACGCCGCGCGCAACCCCGCCGCCTGGGCCCCCGCCAAGGTGGCCGCCACCAGCGTCATCACCATCGTCAAATCCAAAAGCCAGGCCGGCTCGTAG
- the LOC127589333 gene encoding uncharacterized protein LOC127589333, with the protein MATRRPLPLRLLPCALLSALVLCGPAAAWYKQAAFPGYRSVGRASGLLSGLRRSPFVRGAAREEPPPPPSRLPRTPALPWSLKTTVGALPDAMYPWPKSCKVQLGRVSTRKRSDVRSVPAALDLLCDRRATAASERLDAGAGVAGGGAQNAGGGALSNNIDWIASGGVFFFPLLQLTCIRNVVPNPSSCQPVFGHETTLKCRADVFLSPDDAACAALLFAF; encoded by the coding sequence ATGGCCACCCGCCGCCCGCTCCCGCTGCGGCTCCTGCCCTGCGCGCTTCTCTCCGCCCTGGTGCTGTGCGGCCCCGCCGCCGCCTGGTACAAGCAGGCGGCCTTTCCCGGCTACCGCTCGGTGGGCAGGGCGTCCGGCTTGCTGTCCGGTCTCCGGAGGTCGCCCTTCGTCCGAGGAGCGGCCCGCgaggagccgccgccgccgccgagtcgGCTTCCGCGGACGCCGGCGCTGCCTTGGAGCCTCAAGACAACGGTCGGTGCTTTGCCTGACGCGATGTATCCTTGGCCAAAGAGTTGTAAAGTTCAACTTGGGCGCGTCAGCACGCGTAAACGCTCCGACGTTCGCTCCGTGCCGGCGGCTCTCGATTTGCTTTGCGATCGACGGGCGACCGCCGCGTCCGAGCGACTGGACGCGGGCGCCGGGGTGGCGGGTGGAGGAGCCCAAAATGCAGGGGGGGGCGCACTGAGCAACAATATTGACTGGATTGCAtcgggcggggttttttttttccctcttctgcagCTCACCTGTATCCGGAACGTGGTGCCAAACCCGTCGAGTTGCCAACCGGTCTTCGGCCACGAGACAACGCTCAAGTGCAGAGCGGACGTCTTCCTCTCCCCGGACGACGCCGCGTGCGCAGCTCTCTTGTTTGCTTTCTGA